TGGTAAAGCGATTTTTCTCTGAAATCCGCAGCTAAGTCAATATTGTCCGAAACCAAACTGGTTAGACTCACACCCGTGCGAGCATAGGTACCCGTAGTGATCTGTAAGTTACTAATGATGCCATCATGAGGCGCGCGGACTTCGGTATAACTGAGCTGCAATTTAGCCTGCTCTACAGCATTTTGTGCTTGCTGTAGTGCAATATTATGTTCGTCGGCTGCACCACGCTTTACTTCAAGCGCATGCAGATTAGCTCTAAGTGCCCTAAGCTGTGACTTAGCCGTCGCAAAATTTGCTTGAATTTGATCTGATTCCTGCGTTGAAATTGCGTGTTGTGACAGCAAAGATTGGCTGCGCTTATACAGTCGTTGTTGCTCATCATACTTAGCTACAGCAGCCTCTATTTGCGCTTGCTGGGCAACTATTTGTGCATCTAATTGTTTGTTCTGTTGATTAACCTCTGCCAAAGCGAGCTCAGCCTTAGCTAATGCTAACCGATACGGCGCTTCATCGATAGTAAGCAGTAATTGCCCTTGCTGAACTCTTTGGTTATTGCTGACATTCACTGTAAGCACTTCACCACTGATTTTAGGCGTCACTTTGGTTACTTGATGATACACACGCGCCTGAGGCGTCATTGGTATGTAGAGATCAGCAAAGATAAAATAACTAAAGCAGAGTGCAAAAACGGCGATTGACACCTTTACGTAGCGGGAAAATTGCTGATCTGGACTAAGTTTACTCACTGGTACTCCCATTTTCAGAAATATTGTCACAACATTGCTGAGCATTGTTCTCAAGTTTGACCAAAGCATGTGCAATAGCATTGAGCTCGTCATCGCTAAGCCCATGATATAAATGTGCCTTCACTTCACTGATCCGCATCTTTAGCTGCGCTAACTGAGCTTGCCCGTGCGCGGTGAAGTAGATTTTACGACAGCGTTTGTCTTGCTTATCAATGCGGCGCTCAATTACATTATTCTCTTCTAACTGTTTCATCGTGCGAGTCAGGCTCGGCATTTCGATATCTAAACTGCTCGCTAATTGGTGTTGTGTGCAGCCCTCACCTAAATGATGAATATGCATCATGGCAGTCCAGCGTGGCTGGGTAAAACCGAGTGGCTCTACAGCTTGGGTTACAGCTTGACGGCAAATTCTATGGACTCGGCCTAACTTGCCACAGAGACTAAGATCGAGCGTTTCATGAAATGGAAGTGACGACATGACTTAAGGTATATTTACTTAGCATGCTAAGCATTTTAAGTTAGTTAGCATGCTAAGTAAATGGTGCGCGTTTAGGTTATTGCAATATTAGCTTTAACTCTATGAATTGGCGGTGCTTATTTTTATTAAGAATCGCGCATAGTGAACACAAACGTGGCTAATTACAGCGATCGCAACAACAAGTTCAAGCCAAACTAGGTATTGCAACAAGCTTAGCCAGCCTGAGTTTAAGTGCTCGCTGCTGAGCCAAGTGACGACCTTACTAATGGCGGTGACGCCGATGACTAAGGGAAAGGTATATGCCGCGAAAGCAGGACTAAATGGCAACCGCAGAAGCTGAATAAAAGCAAGATATATCGCTAGGGTCATAACAATAGCAATGCTCAGTAAAGCAAACACCACGCCAGCCGCTGGCATTGGGTGGACACTCAAATATCCTGCTAAACATAGACTCGCAGGCGCTGCCATAACTGCAATTGTGGGTTGGGTTTGCTGTGGTATGGCACAGCCTCTACATAAACGGTAAATCATGAACGGTAGCAGCAGCAGGTAAAATATAACCCCCAAGTACCAAAGTCCCATTGCCAAAGGTTGCAACGCTAACATGCCGTTAAAGGTGACATCGGCAACGACAAACCCAACAGGGGGAATAAACCAACTTGGCACTAGCTGGTTAAGCTCAAAATTGCGGCTGCGAAAATACACAAAGCTGGTTAGCAACCCTAAGTGAAGTGCAATGGCGAGCAGCCAAACCACAGTTGCGATAAGATGAGAATAGGCCGAGATGCTATGAGAAATCACCATGATGGTCATGGCGCTGGTTGGTAATACACTCCCAATCACTGGATCTGCGAGATCTGCTCTTAATTGAGCTGGTTGATGAATAAACTTAAGCACTAACAGCAATAAAATAAAGCCAGCCAGAAGTGCACTTGAAGGTTTTAATACAAAGAGTGCGGGAAAGAGATTACAGATACACCAGCCTAAACTAGCCAGCCCAAGAGCAAGACCAGACATCGGGGTGGGGATATTGGCGGTGAGCTTTTTACTATAAGAATGAAGAGTAGCCATGCGTAATTTCACAACAATTGTTCGGTGAAGGGATAATACGCTTGCGCTTTAATTAAGAATATCTGAATATATTTAAATTGGTGTTCAGTAATTCTTAACGAAGATGGTAACCCTCAAACAACTCAATGTATTTACGGTAATCGTGCAAGAGCGTTCGATCACGGCCGCAGCGGAAAAGCTATGTTTAACTAAGGCAGCTGTTAGCATGGCACTAGCGGAGTTAGAGCGCCATCTCGAGCAACCGTTATTCGATCGTGTAAATAATCGATTAATGATAAACTCTGCCGGAGAGCTATTACTACCGCATGCGCATCAAGTGCTTGATAGGTGTCGCTTCTTAGATTCCCTATTTAAAGAAAGCGAGAGGCTATATGGCGAAATTAAAATTGGTGCCAGCGATACCTTAGGCAATCATTTATTGCCTCCCATGTTAGCCGCTTTTCAGCAGCAAACTGGACACACGCAACAGCAGTTGTTTATCACCAATACGGCGAAGGTGTGCGCCATGCTTCGTGATTATGAATTAGATATTGGTTTTGTTGAAGGTCGAGTGATAGGCGAAGATTTAGACATCATGCCTTGGTTTGAAGATGAAATGTGTATCGTGAGTGCAATGGACTTCGTGGCAACTGACTTTCAAACTCTTTTGCAAAATCAATCTCGTTGGCTGTTGCGGGAACAAGGCTCCGGCAGTCGAGAGTTTTTCTTAGCGAATATTGCAACGCAGCTTACGTCGTGGCGAACCGCATTTGAGTTAAATTCTACCGAGGCGATTATAAATGGTGTGGCGGCAGGGCTCGGTCTAGCTTGTATCTCAAAATACTCCGCTGAACATGCCATAGCACAGCAACGAATTAAGGCGCTTTCAGGTTTAAAAGCCGCACCGAGGCAGTTTTGGCTGGTGACGCGTAAAGATAAATTTCAAAGCCCAATATTAACGCAACTCATTGCCTTTGCGACGCACTGGCGTCAAGAATCACGACAGAATTAGGGCCTGTCTAGCTACTCAATCCATCTTGTAGTTGGTATTAATTCCACAGACGCTGAATGAACTTTCTCATACCTCGGGTCTTTTAGACAATAGCAGATTAAGAGGTTACATATGTCGTTCAGAACTATCGACTATTCTATTTCAGGCCTGTTAGCAGTGAGCTTATTACTGCTTGGCATTTCATTTTTGTTTGGCGCTGGGCCAAATAGTATTTCAGGCACCTTTAGCTTTTACGGCTTAACGGAGTGGGTGCCCGTTGCCACGCTTGGCATGGTGTTTGGCTTTGCATTAATGGTTACTGCGGGCCTGATCATTTTACAGCAATGTAAGATTGTTCCTACGGCATGGCCGCTTGCCTTAATCGCCACCGTTAGCCTTATTACCTTGTTGACATTATTTGCCGAAAATCGTTGGATCGCAGCCCATGGTGGCTTTCCGGTTATTGGTTCTGGACAAGGGATCATCAAATATTTTGCGTTAATACCCATCGCCTTATTTCTCTACTGCCGTCATCATATCAACGCGCGAGCGCTAGTGTGGGCGAACTATTTTCCTGTGGCATTGGTTTTAGCCTGGATCGGTGGGATGAAATTTCTCGAACTCGAAGCTAAGGCAATAGTGCCGCTAGTAGAAACTTCACCGTTTATGTCTTGGATGTATGAGCTGTTTACTGTGCAAGAAGCCTCAAACGTGATAGGTGCTTATGACCTATTGATGGCAGGCTTGCTTGGCATTGGCATTTGGTTCAAACAGCGAGTCTTGATTGGGGTTGCAAGCCTTGGATGTCTCGCGGTATTTGTTATGACGCAAAGCTTTCTGTTTACCGCAGCCGGTGCGTTTAGCGACATGAGCTTACTTGGCGGCTTGGGACAATTTGTGATTAAAGACTTGTGGTTTATCGCCAATATCATGGTGATGGCATTTTTGACATTGGAGTCCAGCCCGTCTGACTCTCTAGAGTCTGCAGTCGCGTAAATTTCATTGTGATGCAGCCCCGCTGCCAAAAGAGCGTGACCTGAGTTGCGCTCTTTTTATTTTCATCATATGTGCCAGATGTGCCAGATGTGCCAAGTGAAGTTTTTTCTGAAAATAGTCCTATCGGCAGTGAAAATTAAATGTGAATAAGCTAAGGTCATAAAAAGTTGATATCAGTGGTCTAAGCTAGATTATCAAACGTATACAGCAAGATGCCATTGGCATTAAGTGGCAAAGTGAGCAAAGTTTAAAAGCTGCATGCATTGAAATGGTGTATGTATCGAAGTAGCAAGTTTAAAGAAGATAATTGTATGGAAAGACCAAATACATTAAAGCCAATCTGGCTTTCAGGTGGCGACGTAGAGAAAAAGCGCGCTGAGATCAAAGCATACTTCAACAACAGCTGGCAGCAGTACGAATCATTATTTAGCAATATCAACAATGACGATGCCTATTTTGTGAAGGCTGAGCGGTTACGGCATCCACTCATTTTCTATTTCGGTCATACCGCTTGTTTTTACGTTAACAAGTTGATGTTAGGGAAATACATCACTCAACGCGTTAATCCTCATATTGAATCTACCTGCGCTGTCGGTGTAGATGAAATGTCTTGGGACGACCTTGATAGCAATAATTACGATTGGCCAACGGTGTCTGAAGTGCGTGCTTATCGCCAACAAGTGAATGCGCTTATTAACGGGTTAATAGACAAGATGGATATTACCCTTCCAATTACCCAAGATAGCCTTGTGTGGGTTGTCCTAATGGGTATTGAACATGAGCGTATCCATTTGGAAACTTCTTCGGTGATCATACGAATGCTGCCGCTGGCTGACTTGACTTTACAACCCGGTTGGGAAGCGTGTGATGAGTACGGTGACGCACCTGACAACAGCCTAGTTTCAGTAAGTGGTTGTGATGTTCGGCTTGGTAAACCTGAGTCAAATCAAACCTACGGTTGGGATAATGAATATGGTGTGCAAGACGTCAATGTGTCGCCATTCAAGGCCAGTAAGTATGTGGTTTCAAACCAAGAGTTTTTAACCTTTGTCGAAGCTGGTGGCTACAATCAGCCTGAGTTTTGGACGGCTGAAGGTCAAGCTTGGTTGGCTTCAACTAAATCAACCATGCCGCGCTTTTGGATAAAGAAAGACACAGGCTTATGGCAGCGAAACTTAGCTGAGGAGATCCCGTTACCACTCAACTGGCCAGTTGAGGTTAATTACCTTGAAGCAAAGGCTTTTTGTAATTGGAAATCCGGGCAAAGTGAGCACTTCGTACGCTTACCAACAGAAGCTGAGTGGCAAGTACTACGTGATAAGCTTGATGTTGATCTGCCGACATGGAATGAAGCGCCAGGGAACATCAACCTTGAAGTATGTGCTTCAAGCTGCCCGGTTAATCGTTTTGAAACTGAAGGCTTATTCGACATCATCGGCAATGTTTGGCAATGGACGGAGAGTCCAATCGACGCATACAGCGGCTTTAAAGTGCACCCTTTATACGATGATTTCTCGACACCTACTTTTGACGGTAAACATAATCTGATCAAAGGTGGTTCTTGGATTTCTACAGGCAACGAAGCCGTGCGAGATTCACGTTATGCCTTTAGACGCCACTTCTTCCAACATGCCGGATTTAGATATATCGAAAGTGAGGAACCACAGGTGCCAGTGCAAAAGGTCAACTTGTGTGAAATGGATGCTGACGTTGCTAATGCGCTACATAGTCACTACGGCAAGCCTGTCATGCATTTTGGTAATCCATTGCAAAGTGTTGTTTCAAAGCTAATGACGCATTATCAAGGTAATACAGATAAAGCGCTGGACTTGGGATGCTCGGTCGGTCGCGCAAGCTTTGAATTAGCCAAACACTTTACACAAGTCGATGGTATCGATTTTACTGCGCGCAATATTCAGCACGCGTTGGCCTTAAAAGAAGGCTCACCGGTACGTTTTGCCACCGAGATTGAAGGTGAAATTGTGAATTTCCACGAAGTGTCGACTTCGCAATTGGGTTTTGTTGAACTCAGTGATCGTATTCATTTCTGCCAAGGGGATGGTCATAACCTTAAACCACAATTCGCAGAGTATGACTTAATCTTATGTCATCGCGTTGTAGAGTACTTATATTCACCAAAAACTTTTTTAAACCAAATTAAATCGCGTTTGAACGCTGGAGGGATCCTTGCGATAAGTTCTGCCTATCAGTGGGACAAAGCGCTGACCCAAGCACAAAACTGGTTGGGCGGTTATAAGGTCAGTGGTGAAAATGTCACAGGCCGCGATGGTTTAGAAATTTTACTGGGACAAGACTTTGAGTTGCTCGCTGCAGACGAAGTGATGTCCGCCATAAGCAAAAACGCACGTAAAGTTGAACTAGAGGAGTGTCAACTTACGTTATGGCGTCTTAAATAGTCTTTGATACACATGCCAGCAAAAATGCTGGCATGATTTTTTAGGTTAAAGAATGGAATTAGTATTACCTGAACACATTAAGTTTAGTCAAAGCTTGGCTGCTCCAATCGACGTCAACTTGAGTGATTCCTGCGCTCAAGGCGTCACGCTCGGTGAACTTATTGAGCTTAGTGGCGGCAAAATGCCAGACATTGAACTGGGTTACAATCCGATTGCGGGCAGTGAAGGGCTAAAAGCGGCGATTAAAGCTTATCATCTGCCGACGACTGTGTGTGTAGATCTTAATCAAATCGTGACGTTTAACGGTGCTCAAGAAGCTATTTTCACGACGATGGCGCAGTTACTAGAGCCACAAGATGAGGTGGTGGTCTGCACACCAAGTTACCCATCGCTTGCAACACTCCCCAAACAGTTTGGCGCTATCGTCAACACCGTGCCATTGCGAGAAGAGAACAACTGGCAGTTTGATATAGAAAGACTCAAAAACGCAGTGACGACAAACACCAAACTCATTATCGTCAACGCTCCTCATAATCCAACGGGCACAGGTTTGACTGACAATGAAGTTGGACAAATACAACAGCTGGCAGAGCAGTGTGGTGCTTACATTTTAAGTGATGAAGTATCAGCACAGAGCCATGGCGATGACCGCGCAGTAAGTGGACGGTTTTCGGCTTATCCGCGGTCGATTACGTTAGGCGTATTATCCAAAAGTATGGGCTTGCCTGGGATCCGAGTAGGGTGGGCAATTTGCGGTTCGAAAGCACTAGCAAATGCGCTGCTGGCCGGTAAAAGCTACTTAAGCATTTGTGGCAGTAAAGTGGACGATTTATTGGCGACGACCGCATTACTGCATAGTGAAACTATTTTAGCGCATAATGCGAGCATCATTGCAAATAACGTTCAATTGATGCGTGAATTTGTCAGTTTATACTCGCAAAAAGTAACTTGGGTTGAGCCACATGGCGGGGTGTTGTCATTGCTGAAGATTAATTCAGTAAGAGATTCTGAAAAGTGGTCACGTCAATTTGCAGAGACCTCGAGTACGCTATTGTTACCCGCAAAGTTATTTCTATTGGAGAGTGAGTGCCATTTCCGTTTAGGTACGGGTAAGCGCAACTTTGCCGCTGGTTTGGTAAGGCTTGAAACATACCTCAGTGACTAGATTAATCCAGCATTCAAACTAAGCGTCTATGATAGGTCGTGTTATTTTAATTTAATGCAGGAAAGGAAAAACCTATGGTAAACGTTAAACATTTAATGGCTGGCTTTTTGGCCGTCATGCTTAGTGCATGTGCTTCAATGGGTGATGGTGACAAGGTTGAAAAGCAACGTGCCATCCTAGATATGAAAAACGATGTACTTACTCAGCTTTACAGCAAAAAGCCGGATACACGCTCGCAACTAGCGGCAGCTCCGGGCTATGCTGTTTTTTCTAATGCCAATATTAATCTGTTATTTGTTGCTGCTGGAACAGGTTACGGTGTCGTACACGATAATACAGTGGGAAGTAACACTTATATGAATATGGCTGAAGGTGGTGTCGGCCTTGGTCTAGGTGTAAAAGATTATCGTATTGTGATGGTATTCCATACTCCTGAAGCAATGAATAAGTTTGTTACGTCAGGTTGGACGTTTGGTGGAAATGCAGATGCTGCAGCTAAAGCCGCTAAAAAGGGCGGGTCGGTAGAAGGCGAAGCCTATTATGGCGATGTTACTGTGTACACCTTTACTGAAAGTGGTTTAGCACTGCAAGCAACAGTAAAAGGCACTAAATTTTGGAAAGATAAAGAACTAAATTAAGATGATGTAATAATGACTTTAGAGAAAAGCCCCGTAAATCGGGGCTTTTCTTTGATTACTTGCTTACCTCTTCGGCGCTGAGGCTTTTCTCAAAGCGCCTGTTTAGCAACTGGCAGACGATGGTCAGCACAATGGCAGCGAACATAAAGCTCGAGAACGGCATAGGTGACTCAGGAACCGCGAGCGCAAGTAAAGGGCCGACCAAAGCGCCACTACCAAATCGTAGCGTGCCTATCACCGCGGTAGCGGTACCGGTTTGATGTTCAAAACTCAGTAATATCAGCGCATCAGCGTTGCTGGCAATGATCCCCAAACTCATCATCAAAGGTGCAATGGCAGAAGCTAACACCCAAACCGAGACGGATTGGCTACTGAGTATGACCAAGAGTGTGGAACAGACAACACCAATCGCAAGACCGATATTGAGCATTTTTCTAGAACCAAGCCTTGGTACTAAACGCGTGTTGGCAAAGTTACCAAGCATCAATGCAATCACATTCATGGCGAATAACACTCCAAAAAGCTGTTCCGACACACCATAATACTCAAGATAAATAAATGAAACTGAGGTTAAAAAGCAAAAGAATGCAAATGATGCCAGCATTGAAGAAAGAATATCGTAGCGGGCCTTCTTTTGTGTTAACACAATGCGGTAATTTTTTAAGAAAAACGATAAGCTAAGCGGTACATCGGCGTTGGTTGGAATTGCAATACAGAAAAACTGTAATGCGATGATAACCAATACTGCATAAACCGCTAAAAACCAAAAAATGGCGTGCCAATCAAAGTACAACAAGATCAACGCACCAAGTGAGGGGGCAATAAGTGGCGCGATCATCATGATCATCGACACATAAGACATCCCTTTGGCTGTATGCTCTTTGTAATAATAGCGGATCACGCCTGGTACAACAACAGTCGCTGCGGCACCACAAAATGCTTGAACGACCCGCAAGAAGCAAAACATATCAATGTCATTTGTTAGTGCAAGCCCAATTGATGATGCGGTAAACCCGACTAAACCCCAAATAGCTAACGTCTGCCTTGAGAATCTATCTGCAAGGGGGCCGAACACCATCATGCCGACAGCATAGCCTGCCAAATAACTACTAAGAGAAACCTGCACTTGCTCGAGCGGGCTATTCAAGCTGTCTGCAATCGCGAGCATCGCAGGTAGGTACAAGTCGATGGCTAATGGTGTTATCGCAACAATACTAGCCAGTAATGGCAACAGTATTGCGGGGAGTGTTGATGACTTCATATGTTGGTATTGTTACCTTGTTAATGTTAAGCAGAATAAATACACCAATCAGAGACGCTTTATATGGAGATGGTACTCGATGCACTGGAGTAGAGCAGCGAAAAGACGGCGTTGTGATCAGCAGAAGTTCATGAAAAATTTTTTATATTGTACTAAGTTAGTCTCGTTAAGTGACGAAATTGCGGTAAACTTAGAGAAACTTAAGTTGTAAAAAAGAAAAGGAACAAGTTATGAAAAAACTGGTTCTCGCGATAGCCGTAGCGGCAACGCTTGCCGGTTGTAAAACATCGCCTACCGGACGCACTCAGTTAGCGCTCTATTCAGAGCAGCAAATGGACCAAATGGGTGTTGCGAGCTTTGAACAAATGAAGCAAGAGCAAAAAGTCGATACTGATGCTAAAACCAATCGCTACGTTAAGTGTATTGCAAATGCCTTAATAGCACAACTTCCAGCAAACTACGCAAACCAGCAATGGGAAGTCGTAGTATTTGAAGATGACTCTGCCAATGCATTTGCGCTACCCGGCGGTAAAATCGGAGTTCACACGGGGATTCTCAAAGTTGCAGAAAACCAAGATCAACTTGCGGCGGTTATGGGTCACGAAGTAGGGCATGTTATTGCCGAACACGCTAATGAACGTGTTTCGCAAAACAGTGTGTTGCAGTTTGGTCTGCAAGCAGGTGCAGCGGTACTTGAAATGAATAATATCGAATATCGCAATGCCATTATGCAGGGATTAGGTCTTGGTGCACAGTACGGTGTAGCACTGCCATTTAGCCGCTCTCATGAAAGCGAAGCGGATGTTATCGGCTTAGATCTAATGGCTAAGGCAGGCTTTAATCCTGAAGGCTCTGTTGCACTTTGGCAAAATATGGCGAAAATGAGCGAACAGCGTCCACCAGAATTTATGTCGACGCACCCTGCGCCAGAAAACCGAATTAAGCAATTACAAGCCAACATGATAACAGCCCAAACAACCGCTAACAAAGCGCGTGCGGGTGGATTTACACCAAGCTGTAAACGCTAATTTCTCAAAACACCAATTACACTTAAGTTAAGTGTAATTGGTGTTTCCTTCTGTCTCACACATCAGCATAAATAGCCGTAATTCTAGCTCAAGTTGATGATAGTTGGGCTCCATGTGCTGACAAAGCTTGTAAAACGCTTTGTTATGGTCTTTCTCTTTAAAGTGCGCTAGCTCGTGTACAACCAATGCTCGTAACACCGCCTCGGGAGCGTGTTTTAACTGCGCTGCGATGTGTATTTGGTGCGACGTTTTTTGTTTTTGCCCGTGCCGTGTGGTTTTGAACGTATGTGTTCCTAACGCATTCAATACCATATTGTTGCGCTTCTCAAACTTGGCCTGCGATACCCGTGGGGTATTTTTTAAGTACTGTTGTCTTAATCCTTCTACATATTCGTAAAGTAGCTTATCGCTTTTGATTTGATGCGGTTCAGGATAGCGGCTTTTGAAAAACACACTGAGTCGTTTGCTCTCTATTAACTGAGTGACTTGAGTTTGGACTTGCTCGGAGTAGTTTAAAAAATAGGGATGGGACATTAAAACAGCGCCTCTTGCTTTGCTTCTTTTTCAGCGGGGAATGGATTGCTTACTTGATGATGTATCTCTAAATCAGCAATAAATTGTCTTGCTAAAAATGGCGCATCAAAATTGTCTGCGGTATGGAAAAACACATAAGGTGATTTACCTTCACTGAGCCATTGATTGAGTTTAGTTAACCAAGGCTGGTAAAAGTCTCTATTAGACTCAAGCTGAGAGCAACCAACAAATCGCAGAATTGGGCTGTCTCCTGTAGCAATAGCATGTACAGGCAATCGCGGCTTTTTTTGTTGTGCATCTACTATCGCAGGGGTACTGGCAGGCTCGCTAAAGAGTGCGCGAGTATCCATCACGATGCGATTGTAGTTATTTTCGATTAAATATTGGTTGTATCTGCGCTCAGCATCACCTTTACGATAAAAGTCCCAATGTCGTACTTCAACACCAACAGTTAGTGATTTGGGCAACCAAGATAAAAATTGTCGCATTTTATTTATATGTTCAGGCGCAAACTGCGCAGGTAATTGCAGCATTAACACGCCCAATTTAGGGAACAACGGTGCCATGTTTTTACACCAAGTCAATAATTCATCTTGGCAGTGGCTAAGTGCCATTTCATGACTAAAACGCTTAGGAATTTTAAACGTAAAGCGAAAGTCATCAGGCACTTGTTCTAGCCATTTTAATACGGTCTGCGGATTTGGATCGGCATAAAAAGTCGTATTACCTTCAACGCTATTAAAAATTTGGCCATACTCTTTGAGCATATTTGTGGCGCTACAATGGCTGGAAAATACTCGACCTTTCCAGTGTGCGCTACTCCATTGTGGGCAACCCAGATACAACATAGTGATCAAAACAACGATTAAATGTGTGAATAGTGTATCAGATCCTTAGATTGAGGATGACAATGCAGCGTATTTTTATATAATTGGCGGTTATTGAAAATGAGTCTTAGCGACTGGCTTACCAATACTGTGAATTCATATTGTGTGGTGAGAAGTGATTAGTCGTAAGAGCAAACTGGACTGACAGGAATTTTATGCGCTCTATATACTGCGGAAAACTAAATAAGAGCCATGTAGATCAGGAAGTTGAACTATGTGGTTGGATCAATAAACGTCGTGACCTTGGCGGCCTAATCTTTGTCGATTTAAGAGATAGAGAAGGGCTTGTGCAAGTGGTATTCGATCCTGAAGTGGAAGGCTTAATGGATAAAGCGAATACGTTGCGCCAAGAGTTCTGTGTTCAGATCAAAGGTGTTGTCCGTGCGCGTCCTGAAAGCCAAGTAAACAAAGACATGGCAACCGGTGAAGTTGAGATCTTAGGCACTGGCTTAACCATTATCAACCGTTCAGAACCATTACCGCTTGACTTCAATCAGCAAAACTCTGAAGAGCGTCGTCTTAAGTACCGTTATTTAGACCTACGCCGTCTAGAAATGAGCGATCGCATTAAGATGCGTGCTAAAGCGAGTAGCTTTGTGCGTCGTTTCTTGGATGAAAATGCATTCTTAGACATTGAAACGCCAGTACTAACGAAAGCGACACCTGAAGGTGCACGCGACTATCTAGTACCAAGTCGTGTTCACAAAGGCAGTTTCTATGCGCTACCGCAGTCGCCGCAGCTATTTAAGCAGCTACTAATGATGTCTGGTTTTGACCGCTACTATCAAATCGTAAAATGTTTCCGTGATGAAGACTTACGTGCCGATCGCCAGCCAGAGTTCACTCAGATAGATATCGAAACGTCATTTATGAGCTCAGATCAAGTTCGTAGTGTGACAGAAAAAATGATCCGCGAAATGTGGCAGTCTTTCCTAGACGTTGATTTGGGTGAGTTCCCAGTGATGCCGTACAGCGAAGCGATGAGCAAATATGGTTCGGACAAACCAGACCTACGTAACCCGCTTGAGCTTATCGACGTTGCAGACATCGTAAAAGACGTTGAATTTAAAGTACTAAGCGGCCCTGCGAACGACGAAAAAGGTCGTGTTGCAGTACTGTCA
This genomic interval from Pseudoalteromonas galatheae contains the following:
- a CDS encoding aminotransferase class I/II-fold pyridoxal phosphate-dependent enzyme, encoding MELVLPEHIKFSQSLAAPIDVNLSDSCAQGVTLGELIELSGGKMPDIELGYNPIAGSEGLKAAIKAYHLPTTVCVDLNQIVTFNGAQEAIFTTMAQLLEPQDEVVVCTPSYPSLATLPKQFGAIVNTVPLREENNWQFDIERLKNAVTTNTKLIIVNAPHNPTGTGLTDNEVGQIQQLAEQCGAYILSDEVSAQSHGDDRAVSGRFSAYPRSITLGVLSKSMGLPGIRVGWAICGSKALANALLAGKSYLSICGSKVDDLLATTALLHSETILAHNASIIANNVQLMREFVSLYSQKVTWVEPHGGVLSLLKINSVRDSEKWSRQFAETSSTLLLPAKLFLLESECHFRLGTGKRNFAAGLVRLETYLSD
- a CDS encoding lipid-binding SYLF domain-containing protein — encoded protein: MVNVKHLMAGFLAVMLSACASMGDGDKVEKQRAILDMKNDVLTQLYSKKPDTRSQLAAAPGYAVFSNANINLLFVAAGTGYGVVHDNTVGSNTYMNMAEGGVGLGLGVKDYRIVMVFHTPEAMNKFVTSGWTFGGNADAAAKAAKKGGSVEGEAYYGDVTVYTFTESGLALQATVKGTKFWKDKELN
- a CDS encoding Bcr/CflA family multidrug efflux MFS transporter; its protein translation is MKSSTLPAILLPLLASIVAITPLAIDLYLPAMLAIADSLNSPLEQVQVSLSSYLAGYAVGMMVFGPLADRFSRQTLAIWGLVGFTASSIGLALTNDIDMFCFLRVVQAFCGAAATVVVPGVIRYYYKEHTAKGMSYVSMIMMIAPLIAPSLGALILLYFDWHAIFWFLAVYAVLVIIALQFFCIAIPTNADVPLSLSFFLKNYRIVLTQKKARYDILSSMLASFAFFCFLTSVSFIYLEYYGVSEQLFGVLFAMNVIALMLGNFANTRLVPRLGSRKMLNIGLAIGVVCSTLLVILSSQSVSVWVLASAIAPLMMSLGIIASNADALILLSFEHQTGTATAVIGTLRFGSGALVGPLLALAVPESPMPFSSFMFAAIVLTIVCQLLNRRFEKSLSAEEVSK
- a CDS encoding M48 family metallopeptidase, with product MKKLVLAIAVAATLAGCKTSPTGRTQLALYSEQQMDQMGVASFEQMKQEQKVDTDAKTNRYVKCIANALIAQLPANYANQQWEVVVFEDDSANAFALPGGKIGVHTGILKVAENQDQLAAVMGHEVGHVIAEHANERVSQNSVLQFGLQAGAAVLEMNNIEYRNAIMQGLGLGAQYGVALPFSRSHESEADVIGLDLMAKAGFNPEGSVALWQNMAKMSEQRPPEFMSTHPAPENRIKQLQANMITAQTTANKARAGGFTPSCKR
- a CDS encoding M48 metallopeptidase family protein; its protein translation is MSHPYFLNYSEQVQTQVTQLIESKRLSVFFKSRYPEPHQIKSDKLLYEYVEGLRQQYLKNTPRVSQAKFEKRNNMVLNALGTHTFKTTRHGQKQKTSHQIHIAAQLKHAPEAVLRALVVHELAHFKEKDHNKAFYKLCQHMEPNYHQLELELRLFMLMCETEGNTNYT
- a CDS encoding DUF72 domain-containing protein, which translates into the protein MLKEYGQIFNSVEGNTTFYADPNPQTVLKWLEQVPDDFRFTFKIPKRFSHEMALSHCQDELLTWCKNMAPLFPKLGVLMLQLPAQFAPEHINKMRQFLSWLPKSLTVGVEVRHWDFYRKGDAERRYNQYLIENNYNRIVMDTRALFSEPASTPAIVDAQQKKPRLPVHAIATGDSPILRFVGCSQLESNRDFYQPWLTKLNQWLSEGKSPYVFFHTADNFDAPFLARQFIADLEIHHQVSNPFPAEKEAKQEALF
- the aspS gene encoding aspartate--tRNA ligase — its product is MRSIYCGKLNKSHVDQEVELCGWINKRRDLGGLIFVDLRDREGLVQVVFDPEVEGLMDKANTLRQEFCVQIKGVVRARPESQVNKDMATGEVEILGTGLTIINRSEPLPLDFNQQNSEERRLKYRYLDLRRLEMSDRIKMRAKASSFVRRFLDENAFLDIETPVLTKATPEGARDYLVPSRVHKGSFYALPQSPQLFKQLLMMSGFDRYYQIVKCFRDEDLRADRQPEFTQIDIETSFMSSDQVRSVTEKMIREMWQSFLDVDLGEFPVMPYSEAMSKYGSDKPDLRNPLELIDVADIVKDVEFKVLSGPANDEKGRVAVLSVPGGAQLSRKQIDEYTKFVGIYGAKGLAWMKVNDRDAGIEGVQSPIAKFLNEEVINALLERTGANTGDIILFGADKRNTVNEAMGALRLKIGLDLEITDLNKWAPLWVVDFPMFEEDDEGNLHAVHHPFTAPKGVSASELEANPAGTLSDAYDMVLNGYEVGGGSVRIHNNEMQQAAFRILGIEESEQQEKFGFLLDALKYGTPPHAGLAFGLDRLVMLLCGTDNIRDVIAFPKTTQASCLMTDAPSPANPDALKELAISIEKQLVEQGEGE